The genomic stretch TCCAAAATATCTCCAGGCTGACAATCTAACGCATCACAAACAGCCATTAATGTACTAAATCGGATTGCTTTCACTTTACCAGTTTTTAGTTTTGATAAATTTGCCAAT from Kordia antarctica encodes the following:
- a CDS encoding helix-turn-helix domain-containing protein, with product MEIIVNLDVMMAKRKMSLNELAEIVNISLANLSKLKTGKVKAIRFSTLMAVCDALDCQPGDILEFSKGE